Proteins encoded together in one Armatimonadota bacterium window:
- a CDS encoding NifU family protein yields the protein MESVKEAMRDVQAYARSHGGRIDLVSVDEHGTVRVKFRGACAGCPMSSVTLRLGVEERLKALAPGVREVIAV from the coding sequence ATGGAGTCGGTCAAGGAGGCGATGCGCGACGTCCAGGCATACGCACGGTCGCACGGCGGCCGCATCGACCTGGTCTCGGTGGATGAGCACGGCACGGTGCGGGTCAAGTTCCGAGGCGCCTGTGCGGGCTGCCCGATGTCTTCGGTGACCTTGCGTCTTGGCGTCGAGGAGCGCCTAAAAGCCCTTGCGCCCGGTGTCCGCGAGGTTATCGCGGTCTAG
- a CDS encoding DUF1801 domain-containing protein: MNLEEQIEAYLASQPEPKQSDMRALHQLTLETSPGCRLWFSDGKNSEGKVVSNPNIGYGAYTIRYADGTTKEFFRIGLSANTSGISVYVMGLADKTTLATTFGKTIGKASVTGYCIKFKAVKDIDVDVLQAAIRFGFDAESG; encoded by the coding sequence ATGAACTTAGAAGAACAGATCGAAGCGTATCTTGCCAGTCAGCCGGAACCGAAGCAGAGCGACATGCGGGCGCTGCACCAACTCACGCTCGAGACCTCGCCGGGATGCCGGCTGTGGTTCAGCGACGGCAAGAACAGCGAGGGCAAGGTCGTCTCCAACCCCAACATCGGCTACGGGGCGTACACCATCCGGTACGCGGATGGGACCACCAAGGAGTTCTTCCGGATCGGCCTTAGCGCCAACACGTCCGGCATCTCGGTCTACGTCATGGGTCTGGCGGACAAGACCACCCTCGCCACCACCTTCGGGAAGACGATCGGCAAGGCAAGCGTGACCGGCTACTGCATCAAGTTCAAGGCGGTAAAAGACATCGACGTTGATGTCCTTCAGGCGGCGATCCGATTTGGGTTTGATGCTGAGAGTGGATAG
- a CDS encoding GNAT family N-acetyltransferase, whose translation MRQTFRKADFRSLEATWNTFYPPRYRVDAEAIERHTVGCQLFDWGASMIDSVENRALALVAIKRSATPKCFAGMDPDQAHLSAVAYLDPSDGVDLFADVKRTLKNRGFTKIVVGQDIDHFFSGCPDDCCNLKSFLMIEGFEEGGENVDLERDLGDYVPPAGSLDPLGAWPGSDLPAMDRPSVAEMRPKDREMLLAFLHREFPGRWTHDTMSKLEREACTDFVYLLWVDGKVEGFASTQNWTHVSPCCGAVWHLDLGEHWGALGPIGVSASVRGRGLGNALLGAALQGLHLRGVRRTIIDWTGLVDFYGGHGFEVARRHRSYELAL comes from the coding sequence ATGCGACAGACCTTTCGGAAGGCCGACTTTCGATCACTCGAAGCTACGTGGAACACATTCTATCCGCCCCGATACCGGGTGGATGCCGAGGCCATCGAACGGCATACGGTAGGGTGCCAGCTCTTTGATTGGGGCGCTTCCATGATCGATTCCGTCGAGAACCGGGCGCTCGCCTTAGTTGCGATCAAGAGATCGGCGACCCCAAAGTGCTTCGCCGGCATGGACCCGGACCAGGCTCACCTGAGCGCCGTGGCCTACTTGGACCCCTCGGATGGCGTCGATCTCTTTGCCGACGTGAAGCGGACCCTCAAGAACCGGGGGTTCACCAAGATCGTGGTCGGGCAGGACATCGACCACTTTTTTTCGGGGTGCCCAGACGACTGCTGCAACCTCAAGAGCTTCCTAATGATCGAGGGTTTTGAAGAGGGCGGCGAAAACGTGGACCTGGAACGAGACCTTGGGGACTACGTGCCCCCCGCGGGCAGCTTGGACCCTCTTGGCGCATGGCCCGGCAGCGATTTGCCAGCCATGGATAGGCCCTCTGTAGCTGAGATGAGGCCCAAAGACCGTGAAATGCTTTTAGCCTTCCTCCACAGAGAGTTTCCTGGACGCTGGACCCACGACACGATGTCCAAACTGGAGCGCGAGGCGTGCACGGACTTTGTGTATCTGCTGTGGGTCGATGGCAAGGTGGAGGGATTCGCGTCCACCCAGAACTGGACCCATGTGTCGCCATGCTGCGGAGCGGTCTGGCACCTGGACCTGGGCGAGCACTGGGGCGCACTGGGCCCGATCGGAGTTTCGGCATCGGTGCGAGGCCGGGGCCTTGGCAATGCCCTCCTCGGAGCGGCTCTCCAGGGCCTGCACCTGCGAGGAGTCCGTCGGACCATCATCGACTGGACAGGCCTGGTGGACTTCTATGGCGGCCACGGGTTCGAAGTCGCCCGCCGGCACAGGTCCTACGAGTTGGCTCTCTAA
- a CDS encoding DUF1844 domain-containing protein produces the protein MGTEAPSAPAEPVGVYTVIMATVEQMASIAWQKLGLQPDFLTGRIHKDLSEAKVAIDITTHLASFLEPKLDEEDKRRLHNLIRDLRTNFVQQSKETTTA, from the coding sequence ATGGGAACTGAGGCTCCGAGCGCGCCCGCCGAACCGGTGGGCGTCTATACGGTGATCATGGCGACGGTCGAGCAAATGGCGTCGATCGCTTGGCAGAAACTCGGCCTTCAGCCGGACTTTCTGACCGGCAGAATCCACAAGGATCTGAGCGAAGCCAAGGTCGCGATCGACATCACCACCCACCTGGCATCTTTTCTAGAGCCGAAACTGGATGAGGAGGATAAACGTCGTCTTCATAACCTCATCCGTGACCTTCGAACCAACTTCGTCCAGCAAAGCAAGGAGACCACAACGGCATGA
- a CDS encoding aminoacyl-tRNA hydrolase yields MFLRRKKVFEGPVEWLIVGLGNPGPEYAGTRHNVGFEVIDRLAEKHHIKVKWAKHQALFGTGTIGGAGVALAKPMTFMNLSGRAVAPLMRQYQLTPERVLIIADEVDLPFGRIQLKPKGGSAGHNGHKSIQQYLQSDQYPRLRIGIGKPEDDKIDHVLGRFGRDEIGRLNDVLDRAMEACEAVAREGLERALSRANAERGTDTT; encoded by the coding sequence GTGTTTCTCAGGAGGAAAAAGGTCTTCGAAGGCCCGGTCGAGTGGCTCATCGTTGGGCTGGGCAACCCGGGCCCCGAGTATGCGGGCACGCGGCACAACGTCGGCTTCGAGGTCATTGACCGCCTCGCCGAGAAGCACCACATCAAGGTCAAATGGGCCAAGCATCAGGCCCTTTTTGGGACCGGAACGATCGGCGGCGCCGGCGTGGCGCTTGCCAAGCCGATGACCTTCATGAACCTTAGCGGGCGAGCGGTGGCCCCGCTCATGCGCCAGTACCAACTCACCCCCGAGCGTGTCCTCATCATCGCTGACGAGGTGGACCTTCCTTTCGGGAGGATTCAGCTCAAACCCAAGGGCGGCAGCGCTGGGCACAACGGACACAAGTCCATCCAGCAGTACCTCCAGTCGGACCAGTATCCACGGCTGAGGATAGGCATCGGCAAGCCCGAGGACGACAAGATCGACCACGTCTTGGGCAGGTTCGGAAGGGACGAGATCGGTCGCTTAAACGACGTGTTGGACCGGGCGATGGAGGCTTGCGAAGCGGTGGCTCGAGAGGGTCTCGAAAGGGCGCTGAGCCGCGCCAACGCCGAGCGCGGCACAGATACGACATAA
- a CDS encoding PQQ-like beta-propeller repeat protein: protein MKARTMALSLSLIALSGFASAQTVTDIVPRDPTRSGLVRLYGSNFGDWPTNQRFLVQLTGARNSGRIAMPVHIASWRPNLVEFYIPDRAAIQPTGLFMGTPSGNRFLGTLSIRSRTGLNGRLKWRFQAADQYISTRPAIGPDGTVYAIGNFGHLYALTPDGGLKWVWSRGADGAVDVGPDGTIYCAGGGGIQALRPDGTLKWLYVLKSAILAGPSVGPDGNIYAADNSRWNPVPTGAVVLSPTGQELWTGGVFYERGGPHQTEVQFDQNRAYIWSRGDTATGAVGGLHAIHLGGGLDWLNPDIVGLQPSGYATGGVVAHGTSTTQRMATGGNPVWSFNLWDIGGSQPQGDVVSAPAGGAFFLTANTRLNALNANGTLRFSNPLGGVVSNLTRSPSAATLLVQRASNFGQPFRIEAYSASSGGFLWASESLPIEFGMSIAVYNRMKYSADGSTVFFGTAGPYTSQFEAHCYVYGMSAL, encoded by the coding sequence ATGAAAGCTCGCACGATGGCTCTATCGCTCTCGTTGATCGCTCTCTCGGGTTTTGCTTCCGCGCAGACGGTCACCGACATTGTCCCTAGAGACCCCACTCGCTCCGGTCTGGTCAGGCTCTACGGTTCCAACTTTGGCGACTGGCCCACGAACCAGCGCTTTCTCGTCCAGCTCACCGGGGCGCGCAATTCCGGGAGGATTGCCATGCCGGTTCACATCGCGAGCTGGCGGCCAAACCTCGTCGAGTTCTACATCCCCGATCGTGCCGCAATTCAGCCCACGGGCCTCTTCATGGGCACGCCGAGCGGCAACCGGTTCCTCGGCACACTCTCGATCCGAAGCAGGACCGGGCTCAACGGGCGGCTGAAATGGCGCTTCCAGGCAGCGGACCAGTACATCTCGACGCGGCCCGCGATCGGCCCGGACGGAACCGTTTACGCCATCGGCAACTTCGGCCACCTTTACGCCCTGACTCCCGACGGTGGGCTGAAATGGGTGTGGTCCAGGGGCGCTGACGGCGCCGTTGACGTCGGCCCGGATGGGACGATCTATTGCGCGGGCGGGGGCGGCATCCAGGCCCTCCGGCCCGACGGGACCCTCAAATGGCTCTACGTCCTCAAGTCGGCGATCCTCGCCGGTCCCAGCGTTGGCCCCGATGGCAACATCTACGCCGCCGACAACTCCCGATGGAATCCCGTTCCCACCGGCGCGGTGGTCCTTAGCCCAACCGGGCAGGAGCTCTGGACAGGCGGCGTCTTTTACGAGCGCGGCGGGCCGCATCAGACCGAGGTTCAGTTCGACCAGAACCGGGCGTACATCTGGTCGAGGGGAGACACCGCCACCGGCGCGGTCGGCGGTCTGCACGCGATCCACCTCGGCGGTGGGCTGGACTGGCTCAACCCTGACATCGTCGGCTTGCAGCCCAGCGGCTATGCGACCGGCGGGGTCGTGGCTCATGGGACCTCCACCACCCAGCGCATGGCCACCGGCGGCAATCCGGTGTGGTCGTTCAACCTTTGGGATATCGGAGGCTCGCAGCCCCAGGGCGACGTGGTATCCGCCCCGGCTGGAGGCGCCTTCTTCCTGACCGCGAACACCCGGCTCAATGCTCTCAACGCGAACGGGACGCTCCGATTCTCCAACCCGCTTGGCGGAGTCGTCAGCAACCTGACGCGCAGCCCCAGCGCCGCCACGCTGCTGGTCCAGAGGGCGTCAAACTTCGGCCAGCCCTTCCGGATCGAGGCCTACAGCGCGTCATCCGGGGGCTTCCTCTGGGCGAGCGAGTCCCTTCCCATCGAGTTCGGGATGTCGATTGCGGTCTACAACCGGATGAAGTACTCGGCGGACGGCTCGACGGTTTTCTTTGGCACCGCCGGCCCCTACACATCGCAGTTCGAAGCCCATTGCTATGTCTATGGGATGAGCGCGCTCTAG
- a CDS encoding nucleoside hydrolase: MHSDRIAVWLDTDPGSDIDDALALAYLLAQPRCELLGVSTVSGDTRKRAAIVRHLCNLAGRGDVPVLAGLSKPLGSGPGQPEVPHFEALPPSAKGMEPDAEDAVDGLYRRLSERPGEVTLLAIGPMTNVGTLFQRYPDAPRLLKEIVLMCGAFRSRMDREVPEVEHNVRCDPDAARALFERATEGSIHAVGLDVTLDCRLSEAECRARFAAGGPLLQATLEMAEVWFRGAPQIIFHDPLAAALLFAPQVGEFGRGDVSVDVGGAQWPGKTHWTRNPKGRQFVADDVNPHAFFTHYFETVGG; this comes from the coding sequence ATGCACAGCGACAGGATTGCGGTCTGGCTTGATACCGACCCGGGGTCGGACATCGATGATGCGCTGGCACTGGCCTACCTCCTGGCTCAGCCACGTTGCGAGCTGCTTGGAGTGTCCACCGTCAGCGGCGACACGCGCAAGCGCGCTGCGATCGTTCGTCACTTGTGCAATCTGGCCGGGCGCGGGGATGTGCCCGTTCTGGCCGGGCTCTCCAAACCGCTGGGTTCCGGGCCTGGCCAACCGGAAGTGCCCCACTTCGAAGCCTTGCCCCCTTCTGCGAAGGGGATGGAACCAGACGCCGAGGACGCTGTTGACGGGCTGTATCGGCGGCTATCGGAGCGCCCCGGCGAGGTGACCCTGCTTGCTATCGGCCCGATGACCAATGTCGGCACTCTCTTTCAACGTTATCCCGACGCGCCCAGACTGCTTAAGGAAATCGTGCTCATGTGCGGGGCGTTCCGCTCACGGATGGATCGGGAAGTGCCCGAGGTAGAGCACAACGTTCGATGCGATCCCGATGCGGCAAGGGCCCTCTTCGAGCGGGCAACCGAAGGGTCCATCCATGCGGTGGGGCTCGACGTCACGCTCGATTGCCGGCTCTCGGAGGCGGAGTGCCGGGCTCGGTTCGCAGCCGGTGGCCCGTTGCTGCAAGCGACCCTGGAGATGGCAGAGGTCTGGTTCAGGGGCGCGCCTCAGATCATCTTTCACGACCCCTTGGCTGCCGCCTTGCTGTTCGCACCGCAAGTTGGGGAGTTCGGACGCGGTGACGTTTCCGTGGATGTTGGGGGGGCGCAATGGCCCGGCAAGACCCATTGGACGCGCAATCCGAAAGGGCGGCAATTCGTGGCAGATGACGTGAACCCACACGCCTTCTTCACCCACTATTTCGAAACGGTGGGGGGCTAA
- a CDS encoding rod shape-determining protein — translation MKLAPEIGIDLGTANILVYRRGKGIVLQEPTVVAINVQNGKVLEVGVASRDMIGRTPCNIQAIRPLKDGVIADYTTTLKMLEFLLRKVCGRRMIFKPTVLICVPSGVTNVERRAVIQAAQEAGAGQAMTIEEPMAAAFGAGLPIASAGGNMVVDIGGGTTDIAVISLGGLVLSQSIRIGGNKMDEAIIKHVRNAYNLMIGEPTAEEIKIKIGSAYPLQQELRMEVRGRDLVAGLPKTVEVTSDEVREALLEPVRQIAEKLCAVLEETPPELASDIIERGITLTGGGALLRGLDRLLQSVTDIPVRVAENALHCVAIGTGRALEGLDDIRNSGAVSTI, via the coding sequence TTGAAGCTTGCTCCCGAAATCGGCATCGACCTCGGCACGGCCAACATCCTCGTTTACCGACGCGGCAAGGGCATTGTGCTGCAAGAACCCACGGTCGTCGCCATCAACGTGCAAAACGGCAAGGTGCTTGAGGTCGGCGTCGCGTCGCGCGACATGATCGGCAGAACTCCCTGCAACATCCAGGCGATCCGCCCACTGAAGGATGGCGTCATCGCCGACTACACCACGACCCTCAAGATGCTCGAATTCCTCTTGAGGAAGGTCTGCGGGCGAAGGATGATCTTCAAGCCAACGGTGCTCATCTGCGTGCCCAGCGGGGTGACCAACGTCGAGCGGCGTGCCGTCATCCAGGCTGCCCAGGAGGCCGGCGCGGGCCAGGCGATGACCATTGAAGAGCCGATGGCGGCGGCGTTTGGGGCGGGGCTTCCGATCGCCAGCGCGGGCGGCAACATGGTGGTCGACATCGGCGGCGGCACCACCGACATCGCCGTGATCAGCCTGGGGGGCTTGGTGCTCTCTCAGTCCATTCGGATTGGCGGCAACAAAATGGACGAGGCGATCATTAAGCATGTCCGCAACGCCTACAACCTGATGATCGGCGAGCCGACGGCGGAGGAGATCAAGATCAAGATCGGCTCGGCCTATCCGCTCCAGCAGGAGCTGAGGATGGAGGTCCGGGGCCGAGACTTGGTTGCCGGTCTTCCCAAGACCGTCGAGGTCACCAGCGACGAGGTCCGTGAAGCGCTCCTGGAGCCGGTGCGGCAGATCGCCGAAAAGCTCTGCGCGGTGCTGGAAGAAACACCCCCAGAACTCGCGAGCGACATCATCGAGCGCGGAATCACCTTGACTGGGGGAGGGGCGTTGCTTCGGGGGCTCGACCGCCTGCTGCAGAGCGTCACCGATATTCCGGTTCGGGTCGCAGAGAACGCGCTCCATTGCGTCGCCATCGGCACCGGGCGCGCGCTTGAGGGTCTGGACGACATTCGAAACAGCGGCGCCGTCAGTACCATTTAG
- a CDS encoding BMP family ABC transporter substrate-binding protein, producing the protein MNPKLWTLALLALLLSLFVAGCSSGSGDTASGTGPADGGAKKLKVGIVFDKGGRGDKSFNDSAWRGIERAKNELGIEEAMVESKADNEYEGNLTAMADKGCDLVFAIGYAMKDAVSAVAKNYPKIKFALVDDVAAGDNVRSLTFKEEEGSFLVGYLAGLMTTSNKVGFVGGMQSDLITKFYAGYVAGVKTANPAAEVLPAKYTGNWDNPDTAKVAANVLFGGGADVVYHAAGKAGLGVINAAQDNKKYAIGVDSDQDDLAQGFVLTSMIKRVDESVFKTIQDLKDGKFTNGQMVFGLKDGGVGTSEMKFTKDKIGKEKLDKLAKVSDDIKSGTLVVPATQKELEAYLATAK; encoded by the coding sequence GTGAATCCTAAGCTCTGGACCTTGGCGCTTCTCGCGCTTCTTCTCTCCCTTTTCGTGGCCGGCTGTTCCTCTGGGAGCGGCGACACGGCGTCCGGCACCGGCCCTGCCGATGGAGGCGCCAAGAAGCTCAAAGTCGGCATCGTGTTCGACAAAGGCGGACGCGGCGACAAGTCCTTCAACGACAGCGCCTGGAGGGGCATCGAGCGCGCGAAAAACGAGCTCGGGATCGAAGAGGCAATGGTCGAGAGCAAAGCCGACAACGAATATGAAGGCAACCTGACCGCCATGGCCGACAAGGGCTGCGACCTGGTCTTCGCGATCGGCTACGCGATGAAGGACGCCGTATCGGCGGTCGCCAAGAACTACCCCAAGATCAAATTCGCGCTGGTGGATGACGTGGCGGCGGGCGACAACGTCCGTTCCCTCACCTTCAAGGAGGAAGAAGGCAGCTTCCTGGTCGGTTATCTTGCCGGCCTGATGACGACCTCGAACAAGGTGGGCTTTGTGGGCGGCATGCAGTCGGACCTGATCACCAAGTTCTATGCGGGCTACGTCGCAGGTGTCAAGACTGCCAATCCTGCCGCCGAGGTTCTGCCGGCCAAGTACACGGGTAACTGGGACAACCCCGACACCGCCAAGGTCGCGGCAAACGTGCTCTTCGGGGGTGGCGCGGACGTGGTCTATCACGCTGCGGGCAAGGCTGGGCTCGGCGTGATCAACGCGGCCCAGGACAACAAGAAGTACGCCATCGGCGTGGATAGCGATCAGGACGACCTCGCACAGGGCTTCGTGCTCACCAGCATGATCAAACGCGTGGACGAGTCGGTCTTCAAGACGATCCAAGACCTCAAGGACGGCAAATTCACGAACGGCCAGATGGTCTTTGGGCTCAAGGACGGCGGCGTCGGCACTTCAGAGATGAAGTTCACGAAGGACAAGATCGGCAAAGAGAAGCTGGATAAGCTCGCCAAGGTCAGCGACGACATCAAGTCGGGGACCCTGGTGGTACCCGCCACGCAGAAAGAACTCGAAGCCTACTTGGCGACGGCCAAGTAG
- a CDS encoding tetratricopeptide repeat protein, which produces MLRFRKPASANKQEAERLLDEGHEALETLNFKRAHVVARKLHSIGYTGEFEIAARAYWQEGKRRKAIRTLESATRKHPAVPILWSYLGEFYSETGRYDEAIYAFEKSASGPHGERALADLNVAVVLWRRKEYQAAILKLNLIPPGTAEPDPSSVELVRAHCLLSLERTGEALQAVDEGLALSVSDRPKVEASLLALRAKTLLKMDDRNGAQAAAWKAIAIDKSADVAEIIREIGSTRSATAKLWRVRIGGTWCEPLEPGGSIPKFTALYWVIAEDAAQALELIRPFEDARVRASLQIIDAKSERSAPEELVGVVRALGGYTFVLP; this is translated from the coding sequence GCGCACGTGGTCGCGCGTAAACTCCACTCCATTGGCTATACCGGCGAGTTCGAGATTGCCGCCAGGGCCTATTGGCAGGAAGGGAAACGGAGAAAGGCCATCAGGACTTTGGAGAGCGCCACACGCAAGCACCCCGCGGTTCCCATCCTTTGGTCCTATCTTGGTGAGTTCTATTCAGAGACCGGCCGTTATGACGAAGCGATCTATGCCTTTGAGAAATCCGCTTCGGGTCCACATGGAGAACGTGCCCTCGCAGACCTGAACGTGGCGGTCGTGCTTTGGCGAAGAAAGGAATACCAGGCCGCCATCCTCAAGCTCAACCTAATCCCACCCGGAACGGCCGAACCTGACCCGAGTTCCGTCGAGCTGGTTAGGGCGCATTGCCTTCTGAGCCTAGAACGCACCGGCGAAGCCCTTCAGGCCGTCGACGAAGGACTCGCCCTGAGCGTCTCGGACCGCCCCAAGGTCGAGGCGTCCCTCCTTGCTCTCAGAGCCAAGACCTTGCTCAAGATGGATGACCGAAACGGCGCACAAGCTGCGGCTTGGAAAGCGATTGCCATTGACAAATCGGCTGACGTGGCCGAAATCATCCGGGAAATCGGCAGCACACGATCAGCCACCGCCAAGCTCTGGCGTGTCCGGATTGGCGGCACTTGGTGCGAGCCCCTGGAACCCGGCGGATCCATTCCCAAGTTCACGGCCCTTTATTGGGTTATTGCTGAAGACGCTGCCCAAGCCCTCGAGCTTATCAGGCCCTTTGAAGACGCTCGAGTCCGAGCGTCTTTGCAGATCATCGATGCCAAATCTGAGCGCTCCGCTCCGGAAGAACTCGTCGGCGTCGTCCGCGCTCTAGGCGGCTATACTTTTGTGCTGCCATAG
- the trxB gene encoding thioredoxin-disulfide reductase: MESTQTVHNVLIVGSGPAGYTAALYTARANLAPIVFAGLQPGGQLTITTEVENYPGFPDGIMGPDLMPLFERQATRFGAAVQWKLVTKVDLSARPFKVWCDDELYLGRTVIIATGAEAKWIGAKGEQEFGGYGVSACATCDGAFYREKHVFVVGGGDTAMEEANFLTRFCSRVTIVHRREGFRASKIMQDRAAANPKIDFLLNTEIDEIMGVVEPVKRVTGVRVRSTLDGSTQEMPIDGVFVAIGHKPNSELFKGQLDMDELGYLSTSSWSTKTKIPGVFACGDVMDHVFRQAITAAGTGCMAAIEAERYLENEGH, encoded by the coding sequence ATGGAATCGACTCAAACCGTTCATAACGTGCTCATCGTCGGCTCGGGCCCAGCGGGCTACACCGCCGCCCTTTACACCGCCAGGGCCAACCTGGCCCCGATCGTATTCGCGGGTCTACAGCCCGGTGGCCAGCTCACCATCACTACAGAGGTCGAGAACTACCCGGGTTTTCCCGACGGCATCATGGGCCCGGACCTCATGCCCCTCTTCGAGCGGCAGGCTACGCGTTTTGGCGCGGCCGTCCAGTGGAAATTGGTGACCAAGGTGGACCTTTCGGCGAGGCCGTTCAAGGTCTGGTGCGACGACGAGCTTTACCTGGGCCGGACGGTGATCATCGCGACCGGCGCGGAGGCCAAGTGGATCGGCGCGAAGGGCGAGCAGGAGTTCGGCGGCTACGGTGTTAGCGCCTGCGCCACCTGCGATGGGGCTTTCTACCGGGAAAAGCACGTTTTCGTGGTGGGAGGTGGCGATACGGCCATGGAGGAGGCGAACTTCCTGACTCGGTTCTGCTCGCGGGTCACGATCGTGCACCGCAGGGAGGGTTTTCGGGCCAGCAAGATCATGCAGGACCGCGCCGCGGCGAACCCCAAGATCGACTTTCTGCTGAACACCGAAATCGACGAAATCATGGGGGTGGTGGAACCCGTCAAACGAGTAACCGGCGTAAGGGTAAGGAGCACCCTGGACGGCTCGACCCAAGAGATGCCGATCGACGGCGTCTTTGTGGCGATCGGGCACAAGCCGAACAGCGAGCTCTTCAAGGGCCAACTCGATATGGATGAACTCGGATACTTGAGCACGTCGTCTTGGTCTACCAAGACCAAGATTCCGGGCGTTTTTGCCTGTGGCGACGTGATGGATCATGTGTTCCGGCAGGCCATCACGGCCGCGGGAACGGGCTGCATGGCGGCGATCGAGGCAGAGAGGTACCTCGAAAACGAGGGGCACTGA